One window of the Sander lucioperca isolate FBNREF2018 chromosome 5, SLUC_FBN_1.2, whole genome shotgun sequence genome contains the following:
- the LOC116038924 gene encoding SPRY domain-containing SOCS box protein 4 isoform X2: MGQKISGSIKSVDVRGEPSYRPVRRELRGPDFCRPPRLDLLLDMPAATPETQLRHAWNPDDRSLNVFVKEDDKLTFHRHPVAQSTDCIRGKVGYTRGLHVWRIHWPTRQRGTHAVVGVATAEASLHSVGYTALVGSDSESWGWDLGRNRLFHDGKNRPVSTSAPTYPCFLEPDESFVLPDSLTVVLDMDEGTLSFMVDGQYLGVAFKGLKGKRLYPIVSAVWGHCEVSIRYVNGLDPEPLPLMDLCRRVARLALGRERIHHIDTLPLPQTLKNYLQYQ, encoded by the exons ATGGGCCAAAAGATCTCTGGCAGTATCAAGTCAGTGGATGTACGCGGGGAGCCCTCATATCGGCCAGTACGCCGTGAGCTGCGGGGCCCAGATTTCTGTCGGCCCCCCAGGCTGGACTTACTGCTGGACATGCCTGCAGCCACCCCCGAGACCCAACTTCGTCACGCCTGGAACCCTGATGACCGGTCACTCAATGTCTTTGTTAAGGAGGACGACAAGCTGACGTTTCACAGACATCCAGTGGCACAGAGCACAGACTGTATCCGAGGGAAGGTGGGCTACACCAGGGGCCTCCATGTTTGGAGGATTCACTGGCCGACCAGACAGAGAGGCACCCACGCTGTTGTGGGCGTGGCCACTGCTGAAGCATCTTTACACTCGGTGGGCTACACAGCCCTGGTGGGCTCGGACTCTGAGTCCTGGGGCTGGGACCTGGGTCGAAACAGACTCTTCCACGATGGAAAGAACCGTCCTGTTTCCACGTCGGCACCTACATATCCCTGTTTCCTGGAGCCAGACGAGTCATTTGTGCTGCCAGACTCGCTGACAGTAGTACTAGATATGGATGAAGGAACACTGAGCTTCATGGTTGACGGACAGTATCTGGGAGTAGCTTTTAAAGGGCTGAAAGGCAAGAGACTGTATCCCATCGTCAGTGCTGTGTGGGGGCACTGTGAAGTATCTATTCGCTACGTCAATGGCCTAGATC CGGAGCCCCTCCCCCTCATGGACTTGTGCAGACGAGTAGCTCGATTGGCTCTGGGTAGAGAGCGCATCCATCACATCGACACACTCCCACTGCCGCAGACGCTCAAGAACTACCTCCAGTACCAGTGA
- the LOC116038924 gene encoding SPRY domain-containing SOCS box protein 4 isoform X3, with product MGQKISGSIKSVDVRGEPSYRPVRRELRGPDFCRPPRLDLLLDMPAATPETQLRHAWNPDDRSLNVFVKEDDKLTFHRHPVAQSTDCIRGKVGYTRGLHVWRIHWPTRQRGTHAVVGVATAEASLHSVGYTALVGSDSESWGWDLGRNRLFHDGKNRPVSTSAPTYPCFLEPDESFVLPDSLTVVLDMDEGTLSFMVDGQYLGVAFKGLKGKRLYPIVSAVWGHCEVSIRYVNGLDQDSSSNGGGREFQLETALLDHKIQLSLASVKMRGILGISSSC from the exons ATGGGCCAAAAGATCTCTGGCAGTATCAAGTCAGTGGATGTACGCGGGGAGCCCTCATATCGGCCAGTACGCCGTGAGCTGCGGGGCCCAGATTTCTGTCGGCCCCCCAGGCTGGACTTACTGCTGGACATGCCTGCAGCCACCCCCGAGACCCAACTTCGTCACGCCTGGAACCCTGATGACCGGTCACTCAATGTCTTTGTTAAGGAGGACGACAAGCTGACGTTTCACAGACATCCAGTGGCACAGAGCACAGACTGTATCCGAGGGAAGGTGGGCTACACCAGGGGCCTCCATGTTTGGAGGATTCACTGGCCGACCAGACAGAGAGGCACCCACGCTGTTGTGGGCGTGGCCACTGCTGAAGCATCTTTACACTCGGTGGGCTACACAGCCCTGGTGGGCTCGGACTCTGAGTCCTGGGGCTGGGACCTGGGTCGAAACAGACTCTTCCACGATGGAAAGAACCGTCCTGTTTCCACGTCGGCACCTACATATCCCTGTTTCCTGGAGCCAGACGAGTCATTTGTGCTGCCAGACTCGCTGACAGTAGTACTAGATATGGATGAAGGAACACTGAGCTTCATGGTTGACGGACAGTATCTGGGAGTAGCTTTTAAAGGGCTGAAAGGCAAGAGACTGTATCCCATCGTCAGTGCTGTGTGGGGGCACTGTGAAGTATCTATTCGCTACGTCAATGGCCTAGATC AGGATAGCAGCAGCAATGGCGGCGGTAGAGAATTTCAACTGGAAACTGCTTTGCTAGATCACAAAATACAACTCAGTCTAGCATCAGTGAAAATGAGAGGGATTCTTGGCATTTCCTCATCTTGCT AG
- the LOC116038924 gene encoding SPRY domain-containing SOCS box protein 4 isoform X1, protein MGQKISGSIKSVDVRGEPSYRPVRRELRGPDFCRPPRLDLLLDMPAATPETQLRHAWNPDDRSLNVFVKEDDKLTFHRHPVAQSTDCIRGKVGYTRGLHVWRIHWPTRQRGTHAVVGVATAEASLHSVGYTALVGSDSESWGWDLGRNRLFHDGKNRPVSTSAPTYPCFLEPDESFVLPDSLTVVLDMDEGTLSFMVDGQYLGVAFKGLKGKRLYPIVSAVWGHCEVSIRYVNGLDPCMLHKVGWGRCRQRDTDTMSVAVSRVCWRTAASRGGILEDVLVCL, encoded by the exons ATGGGCCAAAAGATCTCTGGCAGTATCAAGTCAGTGGATGTACGCGGGGAGCCCTCATATCGGCCAGTACGCCGTGAGCTGCGGGGCCCAGATTTCTGTCGGCCCCCCAGGCTGGACTTACTGCTGGACATGCCTGCAGCCACCCCCGAGACCCAACTTCGTCACGCCTGGAACCCTGATGACCGGTCACTCAATGTCTTTGTTAAGGAGGACGACAAGCTGACGTTTCACAGACATCCAGTGGCACAGAGCACAGACTGTATCCGAGGGAAGGTGGGCTACACCAGGGGCCTCCATGTTTGGAGGATTCACTGGCCGACCAGACAGAGAGGCACCCACGCTGTTGTGGGCGTGGCCACTGCTGAAGCATCTTTACACTCGGTGGGCTACACAGCCCTGGTGGGCTCGGACTCTGAGTCCTGGGGCTGGGACCTGGGTCGAAACAGACTCTTCCACGATGGAAAGAACCGTCCTGTTTCCACGTCGGCACCTACATATCCCTGTTTCCTGGAGCCAGACGAGTCATTTGTGCTGCCAGACTCGCTGACAGTAGTACTAGATATGGATGAAGGAACACTGAGCTTCATGGTTGACGGACAGTATCTGGGAGTAGCTTTTAAAGGGCTGAAAGGCAAGAGACTGTATCCCATCGTCAGTGCTGTGTGGGGGCACTGTGAAGTATCTATTCGCTACGTCAATGGCCTAGATC CCTGCATGTTGCATAAAGTGGGCTGGGGGCGTTGCCGGCAGAGAGACACGGACACCATGTCCGTGGCTGTGAGCCGTGTGTGCTGGCGGACGGCAGCCAGTAGAGGAGGAATTCTGGAAGATGTCCTAGTGTGCCTCTGA